The DNA sequence tctgaatcatatcaaaatatatacatcttaaatttgatctattgttacttaattttaaatttttatataacaataatatgattataatttttataacaatcattgtcttaaaaaatatgtttgatgagaattttttaagaagaaaagaATTCCTTTGATCCAACTCTTGTTCTTCTTGAAAACAAGATCAGTGATATATTATCACAGGATACTGATTACACTTTGGAAGCATGCATGAACTCTTCCTGTTTGATTTGTTCTATTCCTGACAAGCTTCTTCAGCTGAGGAAGCTGATCCTTTGGTGAGGCTTGCACTGTGATCCCATGAACAGATGAAGAAAACAATCATTGCTCAAAGGAATGGTTCTCTGTATCATATTGGATATGTAAACTCTGCTTGCTTGAACAGATCTGACCAGCTTCTGACTGCAAGTTCTTGAATATTAACTGGTCTAAACATTCTCTTTTTGTTCATGCTCTTTaaccaaaaaataaattaaattgaatTGAAACCTGTGGTATTTTTATTGTCCAATTTAAATGTGATAACCATAAGTATCGAACTATTAGGAAATGATTGGAATAAAAGTGTGCTCCTACTAGAAGGGTTTTAGAGATGGAAGTATCTTTCTATTTTCTTGAAGCTATAAAGATGGAAATTTTCAGAATCGGATTAAGTTCCTCTCCCAGACAGGAATGAAAGATCAAAATAAAGGCAAATTCTTGCATATCTTCCTCCAATTTCCGAAGTGACCAGAAATCTTGACTTCCTATAACAAATCCAGAATGTCCTGagataagagaaagagagagagagagagagagagacttactTGAAATGTTCAACTTTGGCAAAAAGGAATATAGAATAAAGCAGGCATTTGCTTGTCTGAAATCATTCCTTCAGCAACTCTCTGGTGGCAAAATCAATATTACACAGTGCCATCATCACAAGGAAGACTAGTTGGGAGAGATGCCACTCTATGCATcaagttcttcttcttcctccagtcACTTCCCACCAGTGAAACCATGTCTTCACATCCACTTCCCTCAATGATGTGGACTTGACATCCATTGGTATATAACTTACACAAGAATCCATGTGATCAAGAATTAAAATTGAGGAAAGATAAGAAGTCCAATTAAGGCTCATTCTGCTAgtcaaataataattttttttgggtaCAATTATGGAATGACTAATTACTTTTTGGgcacaataataatttttttgggtACAATTATGGATCATGGTTTTATGTTTGGGTGGATCTAATTACTTACTAATTCAAATTTGACTCGGTTATCGTAGTCGATTGACCTCTTGATTGTCATGATAgtttaattattaatatttttaagttaCCAAATACTCAAATAAAGTAATAGTATAATTTAACAATTAAGAATTGGATTATACTTAACACATTAAACTcaaatcttttatttttctatattaaTGTAGTGAGTGAGTAAACCCGAGATTATACTAATAAGCACATCTAAAATGGATTTAATTTTTAATCATAAATGTAATATTtcaattaattttatatttcaatTAATTTCATTTCAACAAATAGCAAAAGGTGATCATACTATTATAATACGAAGAGAGACATGCATGCATGGGTTCTCCTCACATCAAATCATCCTAACAGTTAATGCAGAGATACGATATGTGGTCTACATACGTACGCATGGATATATACATACCTGCATCCCTATTTACGTGCATACTAATCCAAGAAGATAACAACAGTACGTGAGTTCATTCACATCACAGTGCATGCGTTCGGGTTCTCTTCGCTGAAGAGCGACGAGATCTTCTCCTCCGGCGCACTGGGGCTCGCCACCGCCTGCGCCACGTTCCGAACGAAGCCTGCTGGGGCCTTCTTGTCGTAGGCGCCGGCGACGTAAGGATACGCAACCAAGCTGTAGGGGACGTAAGGCCAAGCCTCCGCCCTCTTTCCGGTGCTCTTTATCTTCCTCACCACTTCCTTTGCCTCGATGTGGCCGGTGACCGTCACCCTGCTCTGCTTTCGGTTCACGTTCACGTTCGTCACACCTGACCACCAGTTTCGATGATGTATGTCAGTGCTCCTACCAGAAACAGCGATCCATATACATCCGATTGAATGGAGTTCACTCTCTTCTGTGCAAGCTTTTAGCATGATCTAAAGATGAGTGCAGGATCCAAGGACAAATCTCCAACTGACGATCCAAGAAACGATAGGAAATCAAGTGAGGTGTGTCGATTGTACCTCTGATTGAGCTCACAGCGTGCTTTACTCTCCTTTCACAGCCATCACAGTCCATCTTCACCTTCAGATCGACAGTCTGATGATTGACCCAACACAGGCCAAGAAAACAAAGAAGCTGATGGTGAGAACAAGTCGGAGTACACTGAACAAGTAGCGAAAGAGAAGAGCTTATTCTATCCTCTTCTTCTCCTGAGGCAGACTAGAATACAGAAAAGAACTGCTTGCTGCCATGGTACTGTGTTCTCCACCTGTAGCGGCTTCCTTTTCCTTATTTGCAATGCTCTCCTTGTCTCTGTGACACTGCAAAAATCCGAGAGGTGATCAAACGCACCCAtcgtctcttcctcctcctcagtcgcagagagagagagagagagagagagagatgggacaACAGCAATGTATTTATCTGAGAAGGTAGTGAGAATAATAGACTATATATAGGCCAATGCAAATGTTCCACTATAAGAACAAGGGTGTAAGGTTTCATTGAAAGCTAGTGTATATGTAATAAATATACATTCTATAAGGTAACATATTGAAGCACTGTTAGTTTCACTATGATACTATGATTATATTAATCCCACATAAAATGTGAactatcaattataaaattgttATATATCCCCAAATTATATTTTCTTGGCTTACATTgtatacaaaaaatatatatatgtgtgtgcatTAGATGCTAACAACAGATCATTTTACTGTGCACACAGCACTTCATCAATTCTAGATGTTAAGCAGAACAAAATTGCTTCTGAAAACTAATTCCGAAGACTCATACCAACCTTATGAATAGATTAAGATTACATTCTGATAATTAAACGAATATTAGGTTGATCTAAACAATAAATCTAATCTTCCTATGTGTTTGCATTTGCTCTTTTGGTTCTTTCTTTTTTGGCTTTCCATGCATTGTTTGTGGAGAATTAGTGTCTGGTGGCCATTGGCAGCTGTGGTTGCAAATTAGTGAATGATTGCACCAAATGAAAGAGGCTTGAATTCCTACACCACAGCTATAAATAGGCTTGAATTCATACAACTGAAACAAGAGAAGGCCACACATTTTGCATGCACCTTGCAAGTTACTAGATTAGTCCCCCTCCTTTGCtctttattcttttattattatcgATGATGTTGACATAATACATTTTAATTTGGTTTAAACAAGGAAAAAAATAGATACCTATTTCAATAATTTATCATGTCGATATGGTATGATGGTATCTTTATATCGGGCGATACATCGACCTACATCATCCGGTACCAACTAAAAAATTGATATCCTATTATATAATCTGATACCGTAATATAGTAAtccaaatttaaatttattatagagAATATATTGTTCATTATATAAAATGTAGTAGTGCattaatattatcataaaatgtaGTAATTTAAATCCACATTCACAAGTCAAACTAGGATAAGCTCAACACAGTCTGGGATGAACACATTAACTTGGGATCCACAGGTTGATTGCCAAACCAGTTGCCAAACCAGAGCTATGAAGATTATGATTCCACAAGTAGGTTACTGTTGTGAAACTTTGGTGATTAGACCTACAATCTCCCATTATTTTTCTCCTTGTCCTTTCTTCTCTCttcaatattaaaatatttttttatctaccATCAAAGATATCTGAATTTTCTTATGGATATTTAagtcatttatcataaaatatattcattattatctcaataatattatcatatgttttattttttttatcataatatttaattatatgttaattttagaaaactttattaATCTTACAGTccaactgattgatccacttgttCCACCAATATCCAACTTAATCAAGTCGATGTTCAATCCATATCTCATAACCATAttctttatacatatatataaagttaatTCTAAGTATGAAATTTCTACATCTACAAATTCACTGTATAATACACAACtatgtgaaaacaacattaagAACCTACCTAATATGATTAAAAGATGATGCTTCAATTATGCATGTAATTCTGCTactaatatcaaaattttaactcAAATGCCTCAAATATGCAAAAATGGATGATTGCTTGTACATCCTTCTCTCTGACTTATGAACAGCATGACTACAGCTCAGGCAACTGAACAAGTATTGATGAAGACTCAAATTGAATCAAGTAGCAGGCAGGGTACTTTTCACATCAAATGAGGCATTAAACTAACCCAATAATTGCACTTGCAGATGCCAGTTATAACTCTCTGTGTGGTCCTCTGGCTACTAATTAGGCTACAAAACCTGGTTGGCTGTCAGGCATTTGGCTGCTGCAGCTTCCACAACATCAGAAAACAGCTTTGAGAAGAAAGCTCACCCTGCACAAGAAGAAAGGTTCAGCTGGGTTGGTGACTCATGCAAGTTTCCTTGTGTTAATTGTCCCTTCAAAGGATGAGTTCAGAAGACACGAAAAGATCATTTGAATATGATTAGCAAGCAATTGATTTTTTGACATCCAGCTGCCCTTTAAGCATTAGGTAGTTGATGTGGACATCATGGATCACAGCTGCTGCATTGAACAGGAAATGCATATCCAGAGTAACATGTCAAAAACATGCACCACAGAAAAATGAAGTCAGACCAGATACAATGATTGTTTATGTGAATTCATTCACAAGCCCCTGATGGAAACATGTTACTAATATTAAGCCTACCTCTTGGAGAAGGATACCGTTGGCCTTCTCCACGGATCAAGTCATTCAACATAAAGGTCAGTACCAAAGAAGGAATGAGGTGTTCTGCTTTACCTCTCATTCCAGAACTCCTAATATATTCTTGCTAGATGAAAATGTTACAAGAATAACCTAAATGGGCGGCTTCCAGCTTTGTTTACATGCATTTCGAGAGTCATATTTCAAAGGTCAGAGATTAGCACCATAGAGAAATCTCACTGTCAAACA is a window from the Musa acuminata AAA Group cultivar baxijiao chromosome BXJ2-1, Cavendish_Baxijiao_AAA, whole genome shotgun sequence genome containing:
- the LOC135598394 gene encoding heavy metal-associated isoprenylated plant protein 20-like isoform X2 encodes the protein MGAFDHLSDFCSVTETRRALQIRKRKPLQTVDLKVKMDCDGCERRVKHAVSSIRGVTNVNVNRKQSRVTVTGHIEAKEVVRKIKSTGKRAEAWPYVPYSLVAYPYVAGAYDKKAPAGFVRNVAQAVASPSAPEEKISSLFSEENPNACTVM
- the LOC135598394 gene encoding heavy metal-associated isoprenylated plant protein 22-like isoform X4, encoding MDCDGCERRVKHAVSSIRGVTNVNVNRKQSRVTVTGHIEAKEVVRKIKSTGKRAEAWPYVPYSLVAYPYVAGAYDKKAPAGFVRNVAQAVASPSAPEEKISSLFSEENPNACTVM
- the LOC135598394 gene encoding heavy metal-associated isoprenylated plant protein 20-like isoform X1, coding for MGAFDHLSDFCSVTETRRALQIRKRKPLQTVDLKVKMDCDGCERRVKHAVSSIRACTEESELHSIGCIWIAVSGRSTDIHHRNWWSGVTNVNVNRKQSRVTVTGHIEAKEVVRKIKSTGKRAEAWPYVPYSLVAYPYVAGAYDKKAPAGFVRNVAQAVASPSAPEEKISSLFSEENPNACTVM
- the LOC135598394 gene encoding heavy metal-associated isoprenylated plant protein 22-like isoform X3, whose translation is MDCDGCERRVKHAVSSIRACTEESELHSIGCIWIAVSGRSTDIHHRNWWSGVTNVNVNRKQSRVTVTGHIEAKEVVRKIKSTGKRAEAWPYVPYSLVAYPYVAGAYDKKAPAGFVRNVAQAVASPSAPEEKISSLFSEENPNACTVM